The genome window GTCCTGCTCATGGGCGAGGACATCGGCAAGCTCGGGGGAGTCTTCCGCATCACCGACGGCCTGCAGGACGAGTTCGGCGAGGACCGCGTGGTGGACACGCCCCTGGCCGAGTCCGGCATCATGGGCACTGCCGTCGGCCTGGCCTACCGGGGCTACCGTCCCGTCGTGGAGATCCAGTTCGACGGGTTCGTCTATCCCTCCTTCGATCAGATCGTCTCGCAGGTCGCCAAGCTCTACCACCGCACCCACGGGGCCGTGACCATGCCGATCACCATCCGCATCCCCTTTGGCGGCGGCATTGGCTCGCCGGAGCACCACTCGGAGTCGCCGGAGGCCTACTTCGTCCACACGGCCGGGCTGCGGGTCGTCTCCCCCTCCACGCCGCAGGAGGGGTTCGACCTCATCCGCGCGGCCGTCGCCAGCAACGACCCGGTCGTCTACCTGGAGCCGAAGCGCCGCTACCATGACAAGGCTCCCGTGGACCTCTCGGCTCCGCTGCGCCCTCTGGGCCCGGCCGCCCTGGCCGTCGAGGGATCCGACGTCACCCTGGTGACCTATGGTCCGCTGGTGAAGACCTGCCTGCAGGCCGCAGAGGCCGCCGCCGCGGAGGGTGCCTCGCTCGAGGTGATCGACCTGAGGTCGCTGTCCCCGATCGACTTCGGACTCATCGAGTCCTCCGTGCGCAAGACCGGCCGGCTCGTGATCGCCCATGAGGCCTCCCGCACCGGGGGGCTGGGCGCCGAGATCGCGGCCACGGTGACCGAGCGCTGCTTCCACTGGCTGGAGCACCCGCCGGTGCGTGTCACCGGATTCGACATCCCGTACCCGCCGGCCAAACTCGAGCACCATCACGTGCCGGATCTGGACCGCATCCTCGACGGGGTGGACCGGGCCCTGGGCCGCCCCAACTCGCTCGACTCCCTGGACCCCTTCGCGGCACCCGTACCCCTGGGTTCCGCGTCCGACCACACGTCAGGAGCCTGACATGCTCAAGGTCTTCAACCTGCCCGATCTCGGCGAGGGGCTGACCGAGTCCGAGCTTCTGTCCTGGAAGGTCGCGGTCGGTGACACCGTGAAGGTGAACGACGTGCTCGCGGACGTGGAGACGGCCAAAGCGGTCGTGGAGCTGTCCAGTCCCTTCGACGGCACCATCGCCGAACTGCACGGGGAGTCCGGCACCGTCGTCCAGGTCGGAGCACCCATCGTGTCCTTCGACCTGCCCGGAGCGGAACCCGGCAAGACCGACAACACCGCGGTGCCCGACGCCGGCTCCTCCTCCCTGCCGGATGGCCGGGTTCCGACGCTGGTCGGTTACGGCGCGGCGGTGGAGGGGGCCGGGCGCCCCGCCCGCCGCGCCCGGGCAGGGCGGCCCGCGGCGCCCGATCCGGTGCCGGCAGCCCAGCCGTCTGGCTCGCCGTCCTCGATACCGGCGCCGGCGGGGGCCACCGCGACGCTCACGGCCGAGCGCCCGCGCTCCACCCCGCCGGTCCGCAAGCTCGCCCGCGACCTCGGGGTGGACATCGCCCTGCTCACGGGCAGCGGAGCGGGTGGAGTGGTGACCCGCGAGGATGTCACGGCGGCCGCGGACGATGCGCGGCCGGCGTCGGGCAGTCCGTCCGGGACGGATACCCTGACCGAGGCCGCGGCCGGTGGAGTCCGCACCCTCGGGGGCCGGCCCCGCACGGAGGAGGAGCCGATCCGCTCCGTCCGCAAGGCCACCGCTGCCGCCATGACGTCCAGCGCGTTCACCGCTCCGCATGTGACGGAGTTCCTGACCGTGGACGTCACCGAATCCATGGAGTTGTTGCAGGAGGTGAGGCAGCGGCGGGACTTCCGCGAGTTGAAGCTCACCCCGCTCACCCTGGTGGCCCGGGCCGCCTGCCTGGCGCTGGAGCGCACGCCCGAACTCAACGCCCGGTGGGACGGGGACGGTGGGCGGATCATCCGGCAGAACTACGTCAACCTGGGCATCGCCGCGGCCACCCCGCGCGGACTCATGGTGCCGAACCTCAAGGACGCCCAGGCCGCAGACCTGCGCTCGCTGGCGATCAGGCTGGCCGAACTGACGGCGGTGGCGCGGGAGGGGAAGCTGACGCCCGAGCAGCTCTCCGGGGGTACCTTCACCCTGACCAACGTGGGGGTCTTCGGGGTCGATGCCGGCACCCCCATCATCAATCCGGGGGAGGCGGGCATCCTGGCCATCGGCCAGGTCCGGCGGATGCCGTGGGAGTACCGGGACGAGATCGCGCTGCGCCAGGTGATGACGCTGTCCCTGTCCTTCGACCACCGGCTGGTGGACGGCGAGCAGGGCTCGCGGTTCCTGGCGGACGTCGGCGCGGTTCTGGCCCGCCCGGGCATGGCCCTGGCGCTGTTCTAAGGCCGATCAGCCGAGGTGGTCAGCCGAGCTGCATGATGAGCTCGGTGACCACCTCGGACCGTGCGTTGGAGAAGTTCTTGTCCTCGCCCACCACGGAGAAGCCGCGGCGGGTGAGAATCTTCTGCGAACCGATGTTGTCCGCCGGCACGTGCGCGCGCAGGGGACGGTCCGTGAAGGCCTCCAGCAGGGCATCCACCGCGGAGGTGGTGATGCCCTGGCCCCAATACTCACGGGCGGTCCAGAAGGAGAGTTCCGGCTCCTCGCCGATGCCGGAGACGACGACGGCCCCGGCGACCTGGCCGTCCTGCTCGATCGTCCGGACTTTCGTGGTGGGGTCCTCGAGCAACCGGGACCAGTGGTAGTCGAACACGCCGCGGTCCTGGGGACTGCGCGGGGCGAAGGCGGCCATCAGGTTGGCCTCGGGATCCTGCTGGTGCTCAAAGAAGTAGTCCAGGTCCTCGGACCGGACTTCACGAAGTTGCACGGAAATGGTGACCTCCTCGTCACGGGGTGGGGCCTGAACCACGGTGGCCCTCGCTCTCACACTGTACGCGGAATACTAGCGGGCCTCGGATCCCGCCAGCAGCGCGGACAGGGCCATCCCCTCCAACAGGGTGCGCCGTCCTCGCTGCTCGGAGGGTGAGCGGCGGACCGAATGCGGGGTGGAGTTCACGAGCCCGAGGGCCGCCTGGGTGCGGAAGACCGCGGTGCCATGGTCCTCGTCCGGGTGCAGCAACCGCAGTTGGCCCGCCCAGACCTCGATGTAGTCCCGCTGGAGCCGGACCACCTCGGCGCGCACGTCCGGCTCGAGATGGCGCATCTCCCTTCCCTGAACGGCGATCACGTCGCGGTGGGAGAGGGCGAAGTCCGTCTGGAAGCGCACGAGGCCGGTCAGGGCATCTCGTGCTCCGTCCTCGGCGCCGGCCACTCGGTGGGCGCCGTCCAGCAGGTCCTGGCTGACCTGGAGCAGCAGCTCGCCGAGGACGGCGGTCTTGCCGGGGAAGTGCCGGTACACCGCCGGGCCGCTGACACCGCAGGCCGCGCCCAGGTCCTCCAATCGGACCGACGTGAAGCCCCGGTCGGCGAACAGCCGGGCGGCGGCCTCCAGCAGGGATTGCCGGCGATCGGCCTTGGCGGTGGCACGAGCGGTCTGTTCGGAGGTCATGGCGTCCTGGCGATGTCGGTGGGCTGAGCCGGAGGCGGTTGCGAGGCGGGCTCGGGGGCTGATTCGGGGCGGTGCTGGTGGGGGCCGGGCGGTCCGGTGGTGGACAGCGAGCGCCCAGGGTGTCTACGATCACACCATTGTTTCAGTTAATCACGATTTACTCAGATGGGACACGCCATGAGCACCACCCAGCATTCTGCCGGTCTGGCCGGACCTGAACTCGACGAGGACTACCGGGACCTGGTCGGCACCGTCCGGGAATTCGCCGACGAGGTGGTGGCACCGGTCTCCGCCGGCCTGGATGCCCGCCATGAGTTCCCCTACGAGATCGTGCGCCAGATGGGGGAGATGGGTCTGTTCGGCCTGCCGTTCCCGGAGGAGTACGGCGGCATGGGTGGCGATTACTTCGCGCTGGCGCTGGCCCTCGAGGAGCTGGGACGGGTGAATCAGTCCGTCGCCATCACCCTGGAAGCCGGGGTGTCCCTGGGGGCCATGCCGGTCTACCGCTTCGGCACGGAGGAGCAGAAGAACACGTGGCTTCCGGATCTCGTCACGGCCCGTGCCCTGGCCGGCTTCGGGCTGACCGAGCCCAACGGCGGGTCGGACGCCGGGGGGACCCAGACCACGGCGACCCTGGCCGACGGCACCTGGACCGTGAACGGGGCCAAGGAGTTCATCACCAACTCCGGCACGGACATCACCCGCCTCGTCACCGTCACGGCCGTGACCGGCATCAACGAGGGGAAGAAGGGGCCGGGCGGCAGTCCGGGCAAGGAGATCTCCACCCTCCTGGTGCCCTCCGGCACGCCCGGGTTCACCGTGGGCGGGGCCTACGACAAGATGGGCTGGAACTCCTCGGACACCCACCCGCTGTTCTTCGACGGCGCCCAGGTGCCGGAGGCGAACCTCCTGGGCGAGCGGGGCCGTGGCTACGCCAACTTCCTCTCGATCCTGGACGAGGGGCGCATCGCCATCGCCGCCCTGTCCACGGGGGCGGCCCAGGGATGCGTGGATGAATCGATCGCCTATGCGAAGACCCGGACCGCCTTCGGCCAGGCCATCGGCAAGAACCAGGCCGTGTCCTTCAAGATCGCCCGGATGCAGGCGCGCGCCCACTCGGCTCGGTTGGCGTACTACGAGGCGGCGGCCAAGATGCTGGCGGGCAAGCCGTTCAAGACGGAGGCGGCCATCGCCAAGCTGGTCGCCGGAGAGGCGGCCATGGATAATGCGCGGGATGCCACGCAGGTGTTCGGTGGTTACGGGTTCATGAACGAGTCCCTGGTGGCGCGCCACTACCGTGACTCGAAGATCCTGGAGATCGGTGAGGGCACCACCGAGGTCCAGCTCATGCTGATCGCGCGCTCACTCGGGCTCTGACCTCGCGCGACACCGAGGCTGGGATTTACTCGAATGGCTGTGATCTGGATCACCGAACGCTTAGGATGGCCGAGTCATACTCGCCGGTAGCCTGCGGGCACCACACTGACTGGGGGATAC of Citricoccus sp. K5 contains these proteins:
- a CDS encoding dihydrolipoamide acetyltransferase family protein, whose product is MLKVFNLPDLGEGLTESELLSWKVAVGDTVKVNDVLADVETAKAVVELSSPFDGTIAELHGESGTVVQVGAPIVSFDLPGAEPGKTDNTAVPDAGSSSLPDGRVPTLVGYGAAVEGAGRPARRARAGRPAAPDPVPAAQPSGSPSSIPAPAGATATLTAERPRSTPPVRKLARDLGVDIALLTGSGAGGVVTREDVTAAADDARPASGSPSGTDTLTEAAAGGVRTLGGRPRTEEEPIRSVRKATAAAMTSSAFTAPHVTEFLTVDVTESMELLQEVRQRRDFRELKLTPLTLVARAACLALERTPELNARWDGDGGRIIRQNYVNLGIAAATPRGLMVPNLKDAQAADLRSLAIRLAELTAVAREGKLTPEQLSGGTFTLTNVGVFGVDAGTPIINPGEAGILAIGQVRRMPWEYRDEIALRQVMTLSLSFDHRLVDGEQGSRFLADVGAVLARPGMALALF
- a CDS encoding alpha-ketoacid dehydrogenase subunit beta, which gives rise to MTGAAAENLTFGKAINAGLRAALADDPAVLLMGEDIGKLGGVFRITDGLQDEFGEDRVVDTPLAESGIMGTAVGLAYRGYRPVVEIQFDGFVYPSFDQIVSQVAKLYHRTHGAVTMPITIRIPFGGGIGSPEHHSESPEAYFVHTAGLRVVSPSTPQEGFDLIRAAVASNDPVVYLEPKRRYHDKAPVDLSAPLRPLGPAALAVEGSDVTLVTYGPLVKTCLQAAEAAAAEGASLEVIDLRSLSPIDFGLIESSVRKTGRLVIAHEASRTGGLGAEIAATVTERCFHWLEHPPVRVTGFDIPYPPAKLEHHHVPDLDRILDGVDRALGRPNSLDSLDPFAAPVPLGSASDHTSGA
- a CDS encoding acyl-CoA dehydrogenase family protein, producing MSTTQHSAGLAGPELDEDYRDLVGTVREFADEVVAPVSAGLDARHEFPYEIVRQMGEMGLFGLPFPEEYGGMGGDYFALALALEELGRVNQSVAITLEAGVSLGAMPVYRFGTEEQKNTWLPDLVTARALAGFGLTEPNGGSDAGGTQTTATLADGTWTVNGAKEFITNSGTDITRLVTVTAVTGINEGKKGPGGSPGKEISTLLVPSGTPGFTVGGAYDKMGWNSSDTHPLFFDGAQVPEANLLGERGRGYANFLSILDEGRIAIAALSTGAAQGCVDESIAYAKTRTAFGQAIGKNQAVSFKIARMQARAHSARLAYYEAAAKMLAGKPFKTEAAIAKLVAGEAAMDNARDATQVFGGYGFMNESLVARHYRDSKILEIGEGTTEVQLMLIARSLGL
- a CDS encoding TetR/AcrR family transcriptional regulator, which produces MTSEQTARATAKADRRQSLLEAAARLFADRGFTSVRLEDLGAACGVSGPAVYRHFPGKTAVLGELLLQVSQDLLDGAHRVAGAEDGARDALTGLVRFQTDFALSHRDVIAVQGREMRHLEPDVRAEVVRLQRDYIEVWAGQLRLLHPDEDHGTAVFRTQAALGLVNSTPHSVRRSPSEQRGRRTLLEGMALSALLAGSEAR
- a CDS encoding GNAT family N-acetyltransferase gives rise to the protein MQLREVRSEDLDYFFEHQQDPEANLMAAFAPRSPQDRGVFDYHWSRLLEDPTTKVRTIEQDGQVAGAVVVSGIGEEPELSFWTAREYWGQGITTSAVDALLEAFTDRPLRAHVPADNIGSQKILTRRGFSVVGEDKNFSNARSEVVTELIMQLG